Genomic DNA from Perca fluviatilis chromosome 12, GENO_Pfluv_1.0, whole genome shotgun sequence:
tatgatttgtaggccgggacatctctgcagcaccacaatactcaATTCTGAATtgcaatttggatattgcactagtccatattgcgatttcgataaaattgcgatcaTTTGTGCAGCCCTATGTTTGACTACTATTCCTGTGCAACTGCTACCTCTACAGCCTCTACTACTCCTACTGTTCTGTAGAGTATGTTGCACAGGAAACTGATCCTAGACCTTCGGTTGTTGGCCCGCTTTTCACAGCCACTGCACCTCCTGTTGACAAAGTGCAAGCAAACTGTAACCTGACTCACTCTATTATGAAAACCACATGCTGATGCTACTATTAAATACCCAACGTTTATCATGATTATTGGTTAAAAGGTTGTCGATATTTGGATTTCACGTAGTGCATATCATGTATTCATTCGTTTTGTATTTGTAGGTGGCCGTACATATGCAACAGATGCTTTTGCGCCCTCTGCAGACACAGACCCTGAGACGTTTATATACATGAACTTCATGAAGAGTCACTGCTGCTATGATGCCATCCCCACCAGCTCCAAACTGGTCATTTTTGACACAACACTACAGGTATGGAAcatattgttttgttatgttttttttcccccttctttTCTACAAATTCCCTCTTTTTGAATCTGGCAGAATGAATGTGTATatattagagatgttccgataccgataccattATTGGAAAAACCtgaaatgctggtatcggtatcggaaagtACTGGAAtctatgcaccgatccgataccgtgTAATTtagccctgaagaaaatctacttcgAAGGAAACTTCTATTTAATTTCGAGATTGTTGAATTACACATTACTTTAAATTTGGAGAAAAAACTGTTGACTGTTAAAAATAATCCCATAAGTTTCTGTTGAAAGTCAACCATGGAGAAttcattattttagtttttttgacgtAGGCCTAATAAATCTTGCATTATTTGAACGAAACGTAAGGATCTCCGTGAGGGCTCCAACAGTAcattatttatgttctttttctgttatgaCTTTATTATAAAATGTGGAAGTTCTATGGCGTTTattctttgtgtttgttcatgtttcacaaaatgattgaacctgagccaggccgatcaacaaagatagaaatcatatcgcATCCaaacagggatagtagtatacagctgttagaacataataaaatatatgacactggtatcggatcagtactcggtatcagccgatacgcaagttcaggtatcggaatcggtatcgggaagcaaaaaattgtATCAGACAATCTCTAGTATGTATGTGTCGGTGGACTGTGTAAACGGAATTGTCCTTAGAGGATAAATAAAGctattaaaaaacaattttgGGTTGTAATTGTGTAAaaaaactttgtgtgtgtgttcttgtcaGGTGAAGAAGGCTTTCTTCGCTCTCGTGGCTAACGGTGTGAGGGCAGCACCACTGTGGGACAGCAAGCAGAAGTGTTTTGTGGGTGAGCTCTAATACGTCTCTGTCTACTgtatatctctgtctctcttgcatACACATGCACTGTAACCTAATGTTTGCTCgaggggggaattgttgggtctctgtaaattatagagtgtggtctggacctactctagctgtaaagtgtcctgagataactcctgttgtgatttgaaactataaatacaattgaattgaaataaattaaatgaatacattagAGGTACAAAAATGATCTGAGTGTACTGAATCATCAGTGTTGCCCACTGGTGACTTACAGTGCTGACACTCAGCTATAATGTACACTATATTAATGTTCAAAGCTTACTGAAAAACAGAGAAAGCCATCATATATAATCATCTGATTACTTGATGTctgcaggttttttttgtttagttttttttatatttttgagcAACCTGGgtcttatttttaatattttggccATCATTTCCATTAGTTATAATATTTTACTCAGCAGCGTCATTGCAGACATTTCTTTCAGAGGGAATCTGTCAGGCTCCGGCCATGAAATAGACGCCAGATGCTAGCGTTTAACGCGTCCAATTTAACCCCGGtcatttacttacttacttgtaGATTCTAATGATATAATGATAACTCTGTATAATCCTCCATGCCTTGCACAGCTACCTTCAGTTTCAACTCCAGGATTATAAAAGAGGGATGGCTCAGTGTTATCTTAcatgtgtttaaaaaatatcagaTTAATAGTCTTTTCTGCCCTACAACACAATGTTGGAAATCATGAAAACCTGTACACTCATTAGCCAGTCTTAATCATCTGGACAAGTCCGTCTGAATAAATTACAGTAGGAAATGAACTCAGTTATAATTTAAATCAAGCAATCTAATCAAAGAGCACATGAACAAGAATAACTATGTGGTCAACAACTTTCAGTACTCTCATAGACTGCTGTCACAATTCATTAGGTAGTGAAAAAGTACTGCGGTTCCAAGCATGCTGGCATTTAATAGGTGTGGGGTGGGACCTCCATTGGATTGAAGCCCAGTGTCTAAAGGTTCAGGTTTCCTCACTGTGGATAGGTGGTTTCAAATGATCCCGGCCCAGCTTGTGTGCTAACATGTAGAAGAAAGCAGGTCAACTGCAAAACATTTGGGTTACATTACAAACACCATCACCTCATTGAACACGAAGAGGTGATCATAGTGACACGTAGAGTGTACATTTTCTGGTTGCAATGGAAACGGCAACAGCCTTAAACATGCGTGTCAAGTGCAAGTTTAACTTGACTAAATCCCAAAGATTAAAACCAGACTTTCAGCCTAGAGTCACACCAACAGCCCAGTGAGGTTACAATTCTTCTTatacacagaaaacacaattgTTGGATAATGGGGATATGTATTTGCTACTTTTAGATCCTTACCGCTAGTGGGCAACAATTTAAAGGCAGAGAAGAGTAATAATTCACATGATGATTGACAGAGGGCCTTTTTAGGTAAACATAAATAAAGGTCATTGTTGTCACGaaggcttttctttttcttttgagaTCAGTCTAATATATGtatgtcaaaactgttaaattTGTATGGTAGCATATCATCCTGTCTGccttttattgcattttatgtTGCCTACTCTTTCTGTGCATCCTATCTCAAAGGTTCTCCACAAAAAGGTGGAAGTGGGGAAGAGATGTGTCACTTTAATAGATCCGTCACACAAGCAGTAATGGATTCATTATTAAAAGATAGACGCTGTCCGCAGTATGCATAATGCCCacataataaagataaaaataaagccacaccAACTGTGAGTGAAACCATCTTTAAACTAAAGGCTGACATTTCCTTTTCCACACTCGTCAATGCTAATTTTCCAGTAAGTCTGACATCTTTGATTCTGCTGATTCCCTATGTATAAGTCAGTTATGAAAAACAACTAGTGcgaaaacacacatgcacatctgTCTCGTACAGGAGGTGCTGAGACGAACTTTGCTCTTCATTAGTTAAACAACATTCAACCTGGAAAACCATGTTTgatgtttcctgtgtgtgtgtgtgtgtgtgtgtgtgtgtgtgtgtgtgtgtgtgtgtgtgtgtgtgtgtgtgtgtgtgtgtgtgtgtgtgtgtgtgtgtgtgtgtgtgtgtgtgtgtgtgtgtgtgtgtgtgtgtgtgtgtgtgtgtgcaggtatgCTGACCATCACTGACTTCATCAACATTCTCCATCGTTATTACAAGTCTCCTCTGGTGAGCTGTGTGACACGAAAGGCCTATAACTCTTCTCTCCAAATAAAAATCACATATCCATACTGTCATCGAAATGATgacatgttgtttgttttgtctgcaGGTTCAGATCTATGAGCTGGAAGAGCAGAAGATAGAGACATGGAGAGGTCTGTGCAACACAACATATATCCTTATATAGTGCTAAATGGATAGTTCAgttctccatagtcagtgtcaaggatcagacctttaggggggctcagcctctaatgagaatgtgacacggatacagtgccttgcaaaagtgttactgtcactaacagacacgTTCACAAACTgagctgagcccccctaaaaagggtctaataTCGCCCATGGTCActgtgttagctacagtagattgCAGTTGACGCCCCCAGTAGAGAAACAGGCAGGAGTACCAACaaggaagctaagcaatgtacttctgtggacgggggcagcagctaaacgcATTTTAGCAACCCAAAAATAATCAATATTAGTTTATGTGTACGCTATATTTCATTTTTACCGCTTTACCTTGCCATCAGACAGAACCTTTCTGAGTGGGAACTCAAACTGTTATCTCTGCTGTCTTGAAAGCCACCAGAcccctttgacaaaaacaataattttacCTCCCAGAACATGGAAGCTACTGGTCTACTGCTGCCTCAATtggttagtttgtttgtgtcattttgtgACATGGTGTTTTAAAAGAGTTAGGAACTAACAAATTAACTAACCGATCGAGGCACagcggtagaccagcaactcctgtgttctgcgaggtaaaattactttttttaaaggtgtCTGGTGGCTTTCAAGAGAGCATAGATGAATACAACGGCTTCAGTTCACCGTCGTAAAGGGCAAATATTGATTGGttcctgtctgcttctccaaactgcaGGCATGCCGACctccatctactgtagctattACCCTGACTATGGATTTGTACGTCatacaaacacactttaaaagattcaaactatccctttaattaagaaaacttaaaaaaaaacaaaaaaacatccatttGGTTTTTGTAGTTTAagttaataatttatttttgtctctctctcgaCAGAGATCTATCTGCAGTACTCTGTCAACAGACTGATCAGCATCACTCCTGACTGCAGGTGAAACCAGCCTTTGAAATAAttcatacagacatacagtctCTCTGGTGTCTGAGAGTGTGATATTTCCATCTTTTTTCATCTTCCTTTATTCCCCCATGCTTTTTAATTCTGTTCTTGTCAATTTTAATATTGTGTTAAAATTAATGACATTTTTGTGTCACAGCATAACCACAACCCTGGGAAAACTTGATACTGTCGTTACATCTAGGGGCTCTCAGCCCTATATGTGAAACTACAGAGCTAAAGTCTTGGTTTGCCAGACCGCAGGTGAAATGAGTGGGCCTATCTGTCGTCCTCGGCTCGGCGTTTCTTCGCTCCGTCAGCCGAACAGCTCTCTCGGTGATCCGGCGCCGATGCTCCGTTAACAGTTCACTTGTAGACATTTAAATGAATGCTGACAAAAAAGTAGCACAActtgatgggggggggggttaaggaAATCTTCATCATGACATTCAGAAGCGCATGTCTCTCTTCCAAAACCGACTGTCTCCCAGTCTGTCCTCAACTTCCACTTTCTAAACTTGACGCAGGTAAGCCACAccctcctcagcctggcaaccaatAGGAAAAATTGTACGATATTTATATAATGTCTTAAGTTTTTGTTCTATCAGCAGGACGCACTCATCTGAAATCAAGTGTTCAGAGCTATAGTTCACTGTAGTCTGAGCTGTGGTCTGTTGCATTAAAACCCCCGTAGAAGGAACTGAGGGAGCATTGCTGCCTGATAACAGAGCACTAAATGAATGTGTCTTGTTACTCCATGTCACAATCCTCACATGTTATTATTGTAATCGTAATCATGCATCATTTATTGTCTCCTCAGTCTGTTTGATGCCATCTACTCCTTGTTGAAGAATAAGATTCACCGGCTGCCGATCATCGACCCGACATCAGGAAATGTCCTCCATATcctcacacacaaacgcatCCTCAAGTTCCTCCACATCTTTGTAAGACTTCTTCCCTTTGTAATGAGAATTTGTCCACATCTTTTTACTTACTGtacaacaaaacacatttaaactcAGCCAACCATTTAAAACACAGAATTCAGAAAATGTCCTACAAataagaatagaaaaaaaaaattcccgaGAAGAGGAtttcactttcaaaataaaagacatagtttctttttcttttttttgtaaaattctgttcaatttggtttaatttttaGATATTGTATACTAGTTTTCTGTCTTCCCCTTCCCTCCAGGGATCTATGATTCCTAAACCCAGATTTCTTCAGAAGCGGATCAATGAAGTGGCGATTGGTACCTTCAGACAGATTGCGACAGTCCAGGAAACGGCCTCTGTCTATGACGCTCTGTCCATTTTTGTAGAGAGAAGAGTGTCTGCGCTGCCTGTAGTCAATGAGCAAGGTAGTCTAACATCACACTGGCATTTGGttgttaaaatttttttaaattttgtttcttttatgtATTAGAATCACAGTTTAGGTTCAATCGAAAAACACTTTGGATCCATTTCATTACTACATTACAGTACTGAAATGAATGCTTTGTGTTCAGGCCAGCTGTCATTAATCAACAGTCAGCCAGACTCGCTTGTGATTTCTTTCcaatatt
This window encodes:
- the prkag3b gene encoding 5'-AMP-activated protein kinase subunit gamma-3b isoform X3 — translated: MSELDSGPRVVVQGLASRSGSTEADFLLHLPNHGASRRGGRTYATDAFAPSADTDPETFIYMNFMKSHCCYDAIPTSSKLVIFDTTLQVKKAFFALVANGVRAAPLWDSKQKCFVGMLTITDFINILHRYYKSPLVQIYELEEQKIETWREIYLQYSVNRLISITPDCSLFDAIYSLLKNKIHRLPIIDPTSGNVLHILTHKRILKFLHIFGSMIPKPRFLQKRINEVAIGTFRQIATVQETASVYDALSIFVERRVSALPVVNEQGKVVALYSRFDVINLAAQKNYNNLNMTMQEAISSRACFMEGVLKCYPYETLETIIDRIAKAEVHRLVLVDSDDAVRGIVSLSDLLQALVLTPADIYDKSSCQD
- the prkag3b gene encoding 5'-AMP-activated protein kinase subunit gamma-3b isoform X2, yielding MEPLAEAPLFKLDQEEDEEEDVLSMKSKSGRTYATDAFAPSADTDPETFIYMNFMKSHCCYDAIPTSSKLVIFDTTLQVKKAFFALVANGVRAAPLWDSKQKCFVGMLTITDFINILHRYYKSPLVQIYELEEQKIETWREIYLQYSVNRLISITPDCSLFDAIYSLLKNKIHRLPIIDPTSGNVLHILTHKRILKFLHIFGSMIPKPRFLQKRINEVAIGTFRQIATVQETASVYDALSIFVERRVSALPVVNEQGKVVALYSRFDVINLAAQKNYNNLNMTMQEAISSRACFMEGVLKCYPYETLETIIDRIAKAEVHRLVLVDSDDAVRGIVSLSDLLQALVLTPAEESVDIWGQMCLYIIYIYDKSSCQD
- the prkag3b gene encoding 5'-AMP-activated protein kinase subunit gamma-3b isoform X1, with the translated sequence MSELDSGPRVVVQGLASRSGSTEADFLLHLPNHGASRRGGRTYATDAFAPSADTDPETFIYMNFMKSHCCYDAIPTSSKLVIFDTTLQVKKAFFALVANGVRAAPLWDSKQKCFVGMLTITDFINILHRYYKSPLVQIYELEEQKIETWREIYLQYSVNRLISITPDCSLFDAIYSLLKNKIHRLPIIDPTSGNVLHILTHKRILKFLHIFGSMIPKPRFLQKRINEVAIGTFRQIATVQETASVYDALSIFVERRVSALPVVNEQGKVVALYSRFDVINLAAQKNYNNLNMTMQEAISSRACFMEGVLKCYPYETLETIIDRIAKAEVHRLVLVDSDDAVRGIVSLSDLLQALVLTPAEESVDIWGQMCLYIIYIYDKSSCQD
- the prkag3b gene encoding 5'-AMP-activated protein kinase subunit gamma-3b isoform X5, which gives rise to MEPLAEAPLFKLDQEEDEEEDVLSMKSKSGRTYATDAFAPSADTDPETFIYMNFMKSHCCYDAIPTSSKLVIFDTTLQVKKAFFALVANGVRAAPLWDSKQKCFVGMLTITDFINILHRYYKSPLVQIYELEEQKIETWREIYLQYSVNRLISITPDCSLFDAIYSLLKNKIHRLPIIDPTSGNVLHILTHKRILKFLHIFGSMIPKPRFLQKRINEVAIGTFRQIATVQETASVYDALSIFVERRVSALPVVNEQGKVVALYSRFDVINLAAQKNYNNLNMTMQEAISSRACFMEGVLKCYPYETLETIIDRIAKAEVHRLVLVDSDDAVRGIVSLSDLLQALVLTPADIYDKSSCQD
- the prkag3b gene encoding 5'-AMP-activated protein kinase subunit gamma-3b isoform X4; the protein is MEPLAEAPLFKLDQEEDEEEDVLSMKSKNTDPETFIYMNFMKSHCCYDAIPTSSKLVIFDTTLQVKKAFFALVANGVRAAPLWDSKQKCFVGMLTITDFINILHRYYKSPLVQIYELEEQKIETWREIYLQYSVNRLISITPDCSLFDAIYSLLKNKIHRLPIIDPTSGNVLHILTHKRILKFLHIFGSMIPKPRFLQKRINEVAIGTFRQIATVQETASVYDALSIFVERRVSALPVVNEQGKVVALYSRFDVINLAAQKNYNNLNMTMQEAISSRACFMEGVLKCYPYETLETIIDRIAKAEVHRLVLVDSDDAVRGIVSLSDLLQALVLTPAEESVDIWGQMCLYIIYIYDKSSCQD